In Nocardioides faecalis, the following proteins share a genomic window:
- a CDS encoding zinc-dependent alcohol dehydrogenase family protein, with protein sequence MKALVYHGPGKKAWEDVPDAQIQQPTDIVVRIDTTTICGTDLHILKGDVPAVTDGRILGHEGVGTVTEVGSAVSTVAVGDRVLLSCVSACGACSYCHQGLYAHCLADEGASGIGWIFGHLIDGTQAELVRVPFADNSVYKLPESVGDDSAIMLSDILPTSFEIGVRYGRVKPGDVVAVVGSGPIGLAAMMTAGLYGAARIIALDLDANRLDQALRFGATDAVNSGDADWRDQVLAMTDGLGVDVAIEAVGIPATFDACTKIVRPGGSIANVGVHGGPVELQLQDLWIMDLTITTGLVSTSTTPMLLKLVAQHKLEAEKFATHHFKLDEMMDAYDTFGRAAETNALKVVISR encoded by the coding sequence ATGAAGGCACTGGTGTACCACGGCCCCGGCAAGAAGGCGTGGGAGGACGTCCCCGATGCCCAGATCCAGCAACCCACCGACATCGTCGTGCGGATCGACACGACGACGATCTGCGGCACCGACCTGCACATCCTCAAGGGAGACGTGCCGGCGGTGACCGACGGTCGGATCCTCGGCCACGAGGGCGTCGGCACCGTCACCGAAGTGGGCTCCGCGGTCTCGACGGTGGCCGTCGGCGACCGGGTGCTGCTCTCGTGCGTCAGCGCCTGCGGTGCGTGCTCGTACTGCCATCAGGGCCTGTACGCGCACTGCCTGGCCGACGAGGGCGCGAGCGGTATCGGCTGGATCTTCGGTCACCTGATCGACGGCACCCAGGCCGAGCTCGTCCGGGTGCCGTTCGCAGACAACTCCGTCTACAAGCTGCCGGAGAGCGTGGGCGACGATTCCGCGATCATGCTGTCCGACATCCTCCCGACCTCCTTCGAGATCGGCGTCAGGTACGGCCGGGTGAAGCCCGGCGACGTGGTCGCCGTGGTCGGCTCCGGACCGATCGGCCTGGCCGCGATGATGACCGCCGGCCTCTACGGCGCGGCCCGGATCATCGCCCTCGACCTCGACGCCAACCGGCTTGACCAGGCGCTGCGCTTCGGGGCGACCGACGCTGTCAACAGCGGCGACGCGGACTGGCGCGACCAGGTGCTCGCGATGACAGACGGGCTCGGCGTCGACGTGGCGATCGAGGCCGTCGGCATCCCGGCGACGTTCGACGCCTGCACCAAGATCGTCCGGCCCGGTGGCTCGATCGCCAACGTGGGCGTGCACGGAGGGCCGGTCGAGCTGCAGCTGCAGGACCTGTGGATCATGGACCTCACGATCACGACGGGCCTGGTCAGCACCTCGACCACGCCGATGCTGCTGAAGCTGGTCGCGCAGCACAAGCTGGAGGCCGAGAAGTTCGCGACCCACCACTTCAAGCTCGACGAGATGATGGACGCCTACGACACCTTCGGGCGCGCCGCGGAGACCAACGCGCTGAAGGTGGTGATCTCCCGATAG
- the glnA gene encoding type I glutamate--ammonia ligase, with translation MFNNSEELLKFIKDEGVEMIDVRFCDLPGIMQHFTVPASSFDQTVFDDGLGFDGSSIRGFQAINESDMQLYPDPTTAYLDPFRKAKTLNVNFFIHDPITGEAYSRDPRNIAKKALAYLSSTGIADTAFFAPEAEFYIFDNVRYSTGVNEGYYHIDSVEGWWNSGKEGEDNLGYKTRLKGGYFPVEPYDHYSDLRADMVKNLENVGLQVERAHHEVGTAGQAEINYRFDTLLKAADDVMKFKYVIKNTAWEQGKSVTFMPKPIFGDNGSGMHIHSSLWKDGSPLFYDETGYGGLSDLARWYIGGILKHAPALLAFTNPTVNSFHRLVPGYEAPISLVYSSRNRSASIRIPITGTNPKAKRVEARFPDPSANPYLAFSALMLAGIDGIQNKIEPPAPIDKDIYELPPDEMAEIDQVPTSLGAVLDALEADHDFLTVGDVFTPDLIETWVDYKRTNEIAPVQLRPHPHEFELYYDI, from the coding sequence ATGTTCAACAACAGCGAAGAGCTGCTCAAGTTCATCAAGGACGAGGGCGTCGAGATGATCGACGTCCGCTTCTGCGACCTGCCCGGCATCATGCAGCACTTCACCGTGCCCGCATCGTCGTTCGACCAGACGGTCTTCGACGACGGGCTGGGCTTCGACGGCTCCTCGATCCGAGGCTTCCAGGCCATCAACGAGTCCGACATGCAGCTCTACCCGGACCCGACGACGGCGTACCTCGACCCGTTCCGCAAGGCGAAGACCCTCAACGTCAACTTCTTCATCCACGACCCGATCACGGGCGAGGCGTACTCCCGCGACCCGCGCAACATCGCCAAGAAGGCGCTGGCCTACCTGTCCAGCACCGGCATCGCGGACACCGCGTTCTTCGCCCCCGAGGCCGAGTTCTACATCTTCGACAACGTCCGGTACTCCACCGGCGTGAACGAGGGCTACTACCACATCGACTCCGTCGAGGGCTGGTGGAACTCGGGCAAGGAGGGCGAGGACAACCTCGGCTACAAGACCCGCCTCAAGGGCGGCTACTTCCCCGTCGAGCCCTACGACCACTACTCGGACCTGCGTGCCGACATGGTCAAGAACCTCGAGAACGTCGGCCTGCAGGTCGAGCGCGCCCACCACGAGGTCGGCACCGCGGGTCAGGCGGAGATCAACTACCGCTTCGACACCCTGCTCAAGGCTGCCGACGACGTCATGAAGTTCAAGTACGTCATCAAGAACACCGCCTGGGAGCAGGGCAAGTCGGTCACCTTCATGCCGAAGCCGATCTTCGGTGACAACGGCTCCGGCATGCACATCCACTCCTCGCTGTGGAAGGACGGCTCGCCGCTCTTCTACGACGAGACCGGGTACGGCGGCCTGTCCGACCTCGCCCGCTGGTACATCGGCGGCATCCTGAAGCACGCCCCGGCGCTGCTCGCGTTCACCAACCCGACCGTGAACTCCTTCCACCGCCTGGTGCCCGGCTACGAGGCCCCGATCTCGCTGGTCTACTCCTCGCGCAACCGCTCGGCCTCGATCCGGATCCCGATCACGGGCACCAACCCGAAGGCCAAGCGCGTCGAGGCTCGCTTCCCCGACCCGTCGGCGAACCCCTACCTCGCCTTCTCGGCGCTGATGCTCGCCGGCATCGACGGCATCCAGAACAAGATCGAGCCCCCGGCCCCGATCGACAAGGACATCTACGAGCTCCCGCCGGACGAGATGGCCGAGATCGACCAGGTGCCCACCTCGCTCGGTGCCGTGCTCGACGCCCTCGAGGCCGACCACGACTTCCTCACCGTCGGCGACGTGTTCACCCCGGACCTCATCGAGACCTGGGTCGACTACAAGCGCACCAACGAGATCGCGCCCGTGCAGCTGCGGCCGCACCCGCACGAGTTCGAGCTCTACTACGACATCTGA
- a CDS encoding glutamine synthetase III codes for MTANPTRLGAIRAIENHETPDAFFDVDAKTGATFGDNVFSLSVMKQRLPKSVFKSVAATIQKGEKLDPAVADIVASAMKDWAMEKGVTHYAHVFYPLTGLTAEKHDSFMEPVGDGTAVWEFSGKTLVQGEPDASSFPNGGIRATFEARGYTGWDVQSPAYILENPNGNTLCIPTIFVSMTGEALDHKTPLLRSQHAMSEQAKRVLALFGHSDIDNVVSYCGPEQEYFLVDTAFVNSRPDLLNAGRTLFGAKPPKGQEFDDHYFGAIPERVLGFMHDTERALFKLGVPAKTRHNEVAPGQFEIAPVFERANLASDHQQLIMSTFKSIAKAHGFECLFHEKPFAGVNGSGKHVNFSFGNGNQGNFLNPGDNPHDNAQFLVFCAAVIRAVHLYGGLLRLSIASAGNDHRLGANEAPPAIISIFLGDQLQDVFEQIAAGGATSSKQKGVLSVGVDTLPDLTKDAGDRNRTSPMAFTGNRFEFRAAGSNQTVAAPMVVINTIMAEALDYLATELESAVAGGATFNEAVQSVLATVMAQHGSVVFNGNGYSEEWHAEAEKRGLKNLRTTVDALPEHISPESKKLFSTYGVFSEAELDSRFEIGVEQYVMTINVEANLTEEIARTTILPASVRYQTELAQNVVTLKDAGLEPDTTDLDEVSALIGALRNGISDLVAAKDGAHEHEGLAEAAYYRDAVLPAMLAVREAADALEAVVADDLWSLPTYQEMLFIR; via the coding sequence ATGACTGCCAACCCGACGCGTCTCGGCGCGATCCGCGCCATCGAGAACCACGAGACCCCCGACGCCTTCTTCGACGTCGATGCGAAAACGGGCGCCACCTTCGGCGACAACGTCTTCAGCCTCTCGGTGATGAAGCAGCGGTTGCCCAAGTCGGTGTTCAAGTCGGTGGCCGCCACGATCCAGAAGGGCGAGAAGCTCGACCCCGCCGTCGCCGACATCGTCGCCTCGGCGATGAAGGACTGGGCGATGGAGAAGGGCGTGACGCACTACGCCCACGTCTTCTACCCGCTGACGGGCCTGACCGCCGAGAAGCACGACTCCTTCATGGAGCCGGTCGGCGACGGCACCGCGGTGTGGGAGTTCTCCGGCAAGACCCTCGTGCAGGGCGAGCCCGACGCCTCCTCCTTCCCCAACGGCGGCATCCGCGCCACGTTCGAGGCGCGCGGCTACACCGGCTGGGACGTGCAGTCGCCGGCGTACATCCTCGAGAACCCCAACGGCAACACGCTGTGCATCCCGACGATCTTCGTCTCGATGACCGGCGAGGCGCTGGACCACAAGACCCCGCTGCTGCGCTCGCAGCACGCGATGTCGGAGCAGGCCAAGCGGGTGCTCGCGCTCTTCGGCCACAGCGACATCGACAACGTGGTCTCCTACTGCGGCCCCGAGCAGGAGTACTTCCTGGTCGACACCGCGTTCGTGAACTCCCGCCCCGACCTGCTCAACGCCGGACGCACCCTGTTCGGCGCCAAGCCGCCCAAGGGCCAGGAGTTCGACGACCACTACTTCGGCGCCATCCCCGAGCGGGTGCTCGGCTTCATGCACGACACCGAGCGGGCGCTGTTCAAGCTGGGCGTGCCGGCCAAGACCCGCCACAACGAGGTCGCCCCCGGCCAGTTCGAGATCGCCCCGGTCTTCGAGCGGGCGAACCTGGCCTCGGACCACCAGCAGCTGATCATGTCGACGTTCAAGTCGATCGCCAAGGCGCACGGCTTCGAGTGCCTGTTCCACGAGAAGCCGTTCGCCGGCGTCAACGGCTCCGGCAAGCACGTGAACTTCTCGTTCGGCAACGGCAACCAGGGCAACTTCCTCAACCCCGGCGACAACCCGCACGACAACGCGCAGTTCCTGGTGTTCTGCGCCGCGGTCATCCGTGCGGTGCACCTGTACGGCGGCCTGCTGCGCCTGTCGATCGCCTCCGCCGGCAACGACCACCGCCTGGGCGCCAACGAGGCGCCGCCGGCGATCATCTCGATCTTCCTCGGCGACCAGCTGCAAGACGTGTTCGAGCAGATCGCGGCCGGTGGGGCGACGTCGTCGAAGCAGAAGGGCGTCCTGTCCGTGGGTGTCGACACGCTGCCCGACCTGACCAAGGACGCCGGCGACCGCAACCGGACCTCGCCGATGGCCTTCACCGGCAACCGGTTCGAGTTCCGCGCGGCGGGGTCGAACCAGACCGTGGCCGCCCCCATGGTCGTGATCAACACGATCATGGCCGAGGCACTGGACTACCTGGCCACCGAGCTCGAGAGCGCCGTCGCCGGTGGCGCAACCTTCAACGAGGCGGTGCAGTCGGTGCTGGCCACGGTCATGGCGCAGCACGGTTCGGTCGTGTTCAACGGCAACGGCTACTCCGAGGAGTGGCACGCCGAGGCCGAGAAGCGCGGCCTGAAGAACCTGCGCACCACCGTCGACGCGCTGCCCGAGCACATCTCGCCTGAGTCGAAGAAGCTGTTCTCGACGTACGGCGTGTTCAGCGAGGCCGAGCTCGACTCCCGCTTCGAGATCGGCGTCGAGCAGTACGTGATGACCATCAACGTCGAGGCCAACCTGACCGAGGAGATCGCCCGTACGACGATCCTCCCGGCCTCGGTGCGCTACCAGACCGAGCTGGCCCAGAACGTCGTGACGCTCAAGGACGCCGGCCTCGAGCCGGACACCACCGACCTGGACGAGGTGAGCGCGCTCATCGGCGCGCTGCGCAACGGCATCTCCGACCTGGTCGCCGCCAAGGACGGCGCGCACGAGCACGAGGGTCTCGCGGAGGCGGCGTACTACCGCGACGCCGTGCTGCCGGCGATGCTCGCGGTCCGCGAGGCCGCGGACGCGCTCGAGGCCGTGGTGGCGGACGACCTGTGGTCGCTGCCGACCTACCAGGAGATGCTCTTCATCCGCTGA
- a CDS encoding RDD family protein, protein MIENAPWGRRILALIVDWLLCTVAVIAVYGIDDYSKPGSAASFVVLGLYVVESTLLTWLAGGSIGKLLTGLCVVPARGPLRRLNPFKVLLRQVMVVLVIPPLVFRPDGRGLHDEVAGTSTITFTKLRELTK, encoded by the coding sequence GTGATCGAGAACGCTCCGTGGGGTCGCCGGATCCTCGCCCTGATCGTCGACTGGCTGCTGTGCACCGTGGCGGTGATCGCCGTCTACGGCATCGACGACTACAGCAAGCCGGGCTCGGCCGCCTCGTTCGTGGTCCTCGGCCTGTACGTCGTGGAGTCCACCCTGCTGACCTGGCTGGCCGGCGGCTCCATCGGCAAGCTCCTGACCGGCCTGTGCGTCGTACCGGCGCGGGGGCCGCTGCGCCGGCTCAACCCGTTCAAGGTGCTGCTGCGTCAGGTGATGGTGGTCCTCGTGATCCCGCCGCTGGTGTTCCGCCCCGACGGCCGCGGCCTGCACGACGAGGTCGCCGGCACCTCGACGATCACCTTCACCAAGCTGCGCGAGCTGACCAAGTAG
- a CDS encoding DUF4191 domain-containing protein: MSNTPLDPSKMSRRRQVIETYKMSRKADPAILWWMLGSFAVAGFAGFALFHWVLPGEGTIKLVLTIIGTILIGLLAMMIVFGRRAQRAAFNQLEGQLGAAARALSMLRRGWIVEEVVGFTKQQDMVHRVIGPPGVVLIGEGNPSRVRPLLASERRKHERVVGDYPVHEVIVGREEGQVPLPKLVKHVRKLGKQIKPADVTELRQRLRALDAQRPKVPIPRGPVPTSMKGQRGNLRGR; encoded by the coding sequence ATGTCGAACACTCCCCTCGACCCCTCCAAGATGAGCCGACGTCGGCAGGTCATCGAGACCTACAAGATGTCCCGCAAGGCGGACCCGGCGATCCTGTGGTGGATGCTCGGCTCGTTCGCCGTGGCCGGCTTCGCCGGCTTCGCGCTGTTCCACTGGGTCCTGCCCGGCGAGGGCACCATCAAGCTGGTGCTGACCATCATCGGCACCATCCTGATCGGCCTGCTGGCGATGATGATCGTCTTCGGTCGCCGTGCCCAGCGTGCCGCGTTCAACCAGCTCGAGGGCCAGCTCGGCGCCGCCGCCCGGGCGCTGTCGATGCTGCGCCGCGGCTGGATCGTGGAGGAGGTCGTCGGGTTCACCAAGCAGCAGGACATGGTGCACCGCGTGATCGGCCCTCCGGGCGTCGTCCTGATCGGCGAGGGCAACCCCAGCCGGGTGCGGCCGCTGCTGGCCAGTGAGCGCCGCAAGCACGAGCGCGTGGTGGGCGACTACCCCGTGCACGAGGTCATCGTGGGCCGCGAGGAGGGCCAGGTCCCGCTGCCCAAGCTCGTCAAGCACGTGCGCAAGCTGGGCAAGCAGATCAAGCCCGCCGACGTCACCGAGCTGCGCCAGCGGCTGCGCGCCCTGGACGCCCAGCGGCCCAAGGTCCCGATCCCCCGCGGCCCGGTCCCCACGTCGATGAAGGGCCAGCGCGGCAACCTCCGCGGCCGCTGA
- the lipA gene encoding lipoyl synthase: MTAAPDGRKLLRLEVRNAETPIERKPSWIKTRAKMGPEYTALQKLVKSEGLHTVCQEAGCPNIFECWEDREATFLIGGEQCTRRCDFCQIDTGKPAPLDRDEPRRVAESVQTMGLRYATITGVARDDLPDGGAWLYAETVRKIHELNPDTGVENLIPDFNGRPELLAEVFESRPEVLAHNVETVPRIFKRIRPAFRYERSLDVLTQARAFGLVTKSNLILGMGETREEVSQALRDLHEAGCELVTITQYLRPSPRHHPVERWVKPEEFVELAAEAEEIGFAGVLSGPLVRSSYRAGRLYGQAMSARGAVEATA; encoded by the coding sequence GTGACTGCTGCACCCGACGGCCGGAAGCTCCTGCGACTCGAAGTACGCAACGCGGAGACGCCGATCGAGCGCAAACCGTCGTGGATCAAGACCCGCGCGAAGATGGGCCCGGAGTACACCGCGCTGCAGAAGCTGGTGAAGTCCGAGGGCCTGCACACGGTCTGCCAGGAGGCGGGCTGCCCCAACATCTTCGAGTGCTGGGAGGACCGCGAGGCCACCTTCCTCATCGGCGGGGAGCAGTGCACCCGACGCTGCGACTTCTGCCAGATCGACACCGGCAAGCCGGCGCCCCTGGACCGTGACGAGCCGCGCCGCGTGGCCGAGTCGGTGCAGACGATGGGCCTGCGCTACGCCACCATCACCGGCGTCGCACGCGACGACCTGCCCGACGGCGGGGCGTGGCTCTACGCCGAGACCGTGCGCAAGATCCACGAGCTCAACCCCGACACCGGGGTGGAGAACCTGATCCCGGACTTCAACGGCCGCCCCGAGCTGCTCGCCGAGGTCTTCGAGTCGCGCCCCGAGGTGCTGGCGCACAACGTGGAGACGGTGCCGCGGATCTTCAAGCGTATCCGGCCGGCGTTCCGCTACGAGCGCTCCCTCGACGTGCTGACCCAGGCCCGCGCGTTCGGCCTGGTCACCAAGTCGAACCTCATCCTCGGCATGGGCGAGACCCGCGAGGAGGTCTCGCAGGCGCTGCGCGACCTGCACGAGGCCGGCTGTGAGCTGGTCACCATCACCCAGTACCTGCGGCCCTCGCCGCGTCACCACCCCGTCGAGCGGTGGGTCAAGCCCGAGGAGTTCGTCGAGCTGGCCGCCGAGGCGGAGGAGATCGGGTTCGCAGGTGTGCTGTCCGGACCCCTGGTCCGTTCGTCGTACCGCGCCGGTCGGTTGTACGGTCAGGCGATGTCCGCGCGCGGCGCGGTCGAAGCCACTGCCTGA
- a CDS encoding ABC transporter ATP-binding protein: protein MSELIIETTGLRKEFRTRRGGHRVAVQDLDLAVPAGGGVHGFLGPNGSGKTTTIRMLLGLARPTAGTMRLFGEPVPDRLPQVIGRVGAVVESPKFSPSFSGRLNLQLLADSIGVPRSRVDAAIETVQLTGREGDRYKSYSLGMKQRLAIAATLLKDPQLLILDEPTNGLDPAGIREIRETIRGLGAAGVTVLLSSHILAEVQQVCTAATIIGNGRLLASGQVEDLLGTTGAFRVVVPEPERAMTVLAAAELDARVEEHGVRVETEDAARITRVLGEAGIWLSELTPLRADLETFFLQLTGAEQLGAQQPGTGQPGTGQPGTGRPGAQQVGAGA from the coding sequence TTGAGCGAGCTGATCATCGAGACCACCGGCCTCCGCAAGGAGTTCCGCACCCGCCGCGGCGGCCATCGGGTCGCGGTGCAGGACCTCGACCTGGCCGTCCCGGCCGGTGGCGGCGTGCACGGCTTCCTCGGCCCCAACGGCTCGGGCAAGACCACGACGATCCGGATGCTGCTCGGCCTGGCCCGGCCCACCGCCGGCACGATGCGCCTCTTCGGCGAGCCGGTCCCGGACCGGCTGCCGCAGGTGATCGGGCGTGTCGGCGCGGTCGTGGAGTCACCGAAGTTCTCCCCCAGCTTCTCCGGGCGGCTGAACCTGCAGCTGCTCGCGGACTCCATCGGCGTGCCCCGCTCCCGGGTCGACGCCGCGATCGAGACGGTGCAGCTGACCGGCCGCGAGGGCGACCGGTACAAGTCCTACTCGCTGGGCATGAAGCAGCGTCTCGCGATCGCCGCGACGCTGCTGAAGGACCCGCAGCTGCTGATCCTCGACGAGCCCACCAACGGCCTCGACCCCGCCGGCATCCGGGAGATCCGCGAGACCATCCGCGGCCTCGGTGCGGCCGGGGTGACCGTGCTGCTCAGCTCCCACATCCTCGCCGAGGTGCAGCAGGTGTGCACCGCGGCCACGATCATCGGCAACGGTCGGCTGCTCGCCTCCGGGCAGGTCGAGGACCTGCTCGGCACCACCGGCGCCTTCCGGGTGGTGGTGCCCGAGCCGGAACGCGCCATGACGGTGCTCGCCGCGGCCGAGCTGGACGCCCGGGTCGAGGAGCACGGCGTCCGGGTGGAGACCGAGGACGCCGCGCGCATCACCCGGGTGCTGGGCGAGGCCGGGATCTGGCTCAGCGAGCTGACCCCGCTGCGTGCGGACCTGGAGACGTTCTTCCTGCAGCTGACCGGCGCCGAGCAGCTGGGCGCCCAGCAGCCGGGCACAGGGCAACCGGGCACAGGGCAACCGGGCACAGGCCGACCGGGCGCACAGCAGGTCGGAGCGGGCGCATGA